The region CGGCTCACGCAGCTGGCCCAAGTCCCCTCTTAGGCGGCGTGTTTGAGGGCGACCATGTCGATGCTGACGGGTCGGTCGGTGTGGTGCACCCATTGTCGGACCGGTGGTCCGGGCAGTGGTGGTGCGGTGGAGTGGTAGACCGCGCCGGTGGGGGTGCGGAATGCGGCGGTGTGGCGGCCGTGGTGTTCGGTGGTGGTGACCGTCCAGCCGGGAGCTTCTTTGGCGTAGTTGCACGCTGCGCAGGCACCGAGCCCGTTGAGCGCGCTGGTCGGCCCGCCGTCGCGGTGGGGCCTGGCGTGGTCGTGGTGGCGGATCGGGGCGTTGCAGTACGGCGTGCGACAGGTCTGGTCGCGCAGCCCGAGGAACGCCGCCAACCCTGTCGGGAAGAGCCGGGCTTTCGACTCCAGCGCCACCAACTGCCCACTCGTGGGGTGCCGGTAGAGCCGGCGCAGGGTGGCTTTGGCGTTCTGGTCGGCGACCGCCTCGGACACCAGATGCCGGGCGACCGCGGCGGGGACGGGACCGTAGCCCGCGGCCCAGCCGGGGCAGTCGTCGCCCCCGAACAGCGTGGTGTCGGCCAGCACCAGATTCAGCGCCACCGGAACCGGCGCCTCCGCGGGGCGCCCGGTCACCCGCTCATAGAGGGTGTCGGCCATGATCTGCCCGCGACCACGCCCATCCCCGGTCAGGTCGGCCTGGCGTTTGAGCGCGGCGTACACCCCGATGCCCTGCGCCAGCGGCATGAGCGCGGTGACATAGACCATGCCCTCCGGGGCGGGACGGGTCCACACACACCGGTCCCCGACCGCCTTGGCGTTGCGTTCCACCACCGCCGCGACGTCCAGGCGGGCGGTGATCTTCTTGGCCTCGGCCTCCACCCGGGCATTGCCCCAGCCCGCCAGCTCGGTGGTGTCGGCACACAACTCGGCGTCGAGCTCGCGGCGATGCCCCACACTCAGACACGCCGACGCCTTGACGATCAAGCTAGCCCGGTACTCCGAGAGCACCCCGGCCTCCAGTGCGGCCAGGGTGTGGGGCATCTCGTGCACCAGCGCCTGCGCGACGCCGAGGTGGGTGTTCCCGCACACCGGGGCATCGCGGCGGGCCAACGCCACCTCCGAGGCCAGCCCGCGCCCGCGCTTGGCCGCCGGTATCCCGGCAGCGGCCTCGGCGGCGCGTCGCTTGGCCGCCCACAACGCCGTCGCCCGCGCCTGGGCGGCGGCCGCAACAGATTTCAGCCGTTCACAACGCTCGACGACATCACGCAACTCAGCCTCCGAGGCACCGTCATCGACGTCGAAATCGAACACCTGTGCGAACACACCAACGACGCTACCCCGACCCGCTGACAAGTCGCCGCTAGGCTGCTGACCTGCGCAGAACGATCAGATTGTCGAGCAACACACCTCGCTGCCCGTCCGGGCCCACCGCGTCGCGTTCGGCCGACCCGACACGCACCCGCTCCCACGGCCCCTCGAGCGGGATGGTTGCGAGCACCTCGTCGACGCTGGGAAACACGTGATCGTGAATGTGCTGGGCCCATGGCGGCGCAGCGCCGTGGTCGACGACCAGCAGCGTCCCGCCGGGTGCGACGGCACGGGCCGCGGCGGCGAATATCCGCTCGCGGTCGAGGTGCACCAGCGACTGCAGGAACTGCGCCGACACCAGATCGAAGGATCCTTCCGGGAACTGCTCGGACAAATTCATCTGCAGGAACTCCACGCGCTCGGACAGACCCCGGCGTGCCGCCTCGGCGGCCGCCCGGGCGAGCGCGGTGTCGGAGATGTCGACGCCGACCACCTGCCAGCCGTGTTCGGCCAGCCACACGGAGTCGCCTCCTTCACCGCAGCCCAGATCGAGCGCCCGTCCGGGGCGCAGCGTCCCGGCGATCTCCGCGAGCCAGTGGTTGACCCGTCCGCTCCAGATCCGGTCCCGCTCGGCGTACCGGTCTTCCCAGTGCTTCTTCACGTCAGATGTCGTCATCGCCTCTCCTCCATCGAACTCGCCACCACCGAGGTTGCCGCCGCAGAGCCCGCGGCGATCGCCGACGCCACCTGGGGCATCTGCGCACAGATGTCGCCGGCGGCGAACACGCCGGGCACCGAGGTACGGTACATCGCATCCACCTCGACTGCCTCCGGCGAAACCGGACCCGCCGCAACGAATTGCACTCCGAGCTGCGCGGCGAGGCCGCTTCGCTGCCGTAGCGTCGCAGCCACGAGCAGTCCGCGCCGTGGACACCGCGACCCGTCGGCGAAGACGACCGCGTCCAACTCCCCGTCGCTCGACTCCAGCGCCGTCACCGCACGCTCGTCCACCGCGATCCCTGCCGCGGTCAGGCGTCCGCGGTCGCCGGCCGCGAACTCCGCGGGTCCGTCGGTGAGCACCACGACATCGTCACTCCATCCGCTGAGCAGCAGCGCCATGTGCACGGCCCGCTCCCCGCGCGCAAGCACCGCAAGCGGCCGGTCGCGAACCTCCCAGCCGTGGCAGAACGGACACGCGAACACCGAGCGTCCCCACAGGGCGTCCAGCCCGGGTACCGCAGGCAAGTCGTAGCGCATGCCGGTCGCCAGCAGGATCCGTCGAGTGACTTCCCTGTCGCCACCGGCGAATCCGAGGGTGAATCCCCCTTCGTGCGGCGTCGCGGAGGTGATCTCGCCCTGTCTTGAGTCGACCGACGGGTAGCGGGTCAGTTCAGCGCGGCCCTGTGCATACAACTGCGCCGGGGCGGCTCCGTCGAATCCGAGCAGTCCGCCGATTCCGTGCGCGGCGAGGTTGCTCTGCTCACCGGCGTCCACGACCAGAGTGCGCCGCCGGGCCCGTCCGAGTACGAGTGCTGCGCTGAGTCCGGCGGCTCCCCCACCCACCACGACGCAGTCCCACTGTGTGTCCATGCTACGACCTTGCCCCGGGACGCAGCAGATGCCAAGCTCTTTTGCCATGCAGGCAAATGACGACGACGGCGTCGACACTCTCGTGCGGCGCCGGCTCCGAGAGCTGAGGCTGCAACGCGGGATGACGCTGGAGGACGTCGCCACACGATCCAACATCGACGTCTCGACGTTGAGTCGGCTGGAGTCCGGCAAACGGCGCTTGGCGCTCGACCATCTCCCCCGCCTCGCCGGCGCCTTGTCGGTCAGCACCGACGAGTTGCTGCGCAGTCCCGACGTCGAGGACCCGCGGGTGCGCGGCGCGTCGCACACCCGCAACCAGATCACGTTCTGGCCGCTGACCGGGCAGGGTCCGGCCGGCGGGCTACACGCCTACAAGGTCCGCATCAGCGCCCGCCGGCGCACACCACCGCCGGAGCTGCCGATCCACGAGGGGCATGACTGGATGTACGTCCTGTCCGGCCACATGCGGCTCCTGCTGGGCGACCGCGATTTCACGATCAAACCCGGTGAGGCCGTGGACTTCTCGACCTGGACCCCGCACTGGTTCGGCGTGGTGGACGGTCCGGTGGAGGCCATCGCGCTGTTCGGCCTACACGGCGAACGGGTGCACCTGCACACCGATCACAAGTAGGAGGTCTGATTGACCAGGCGCACGGACGCGGCTCCGTCGGGATAGAACTCCGCGATCGACAGCGACGCCAGGTCCAGATGCAGGCGGTAGAGAATCGCCGGACCCGCATCGAGTGCCATTCTCAGCAGCGTTTTGATCGGCGTCACGTGCGAGACGACCAGCACGGTCCGGCCTGCGCGCTCGGCGACGATCCGCTGCTGCGCGCGGCGCACCCGTTCTGCGACGGTGTCGAAGCTCTCACCCGCCGGCGGTGGCACGGCCGTGTCACGCAGCCACTTGCGATGCAGTTCGGGATCGCGTTCAGCCGCCTCGGAGAACGTGAGCCCCTCCCAGGCGCCGAAGTCGGTCTCGATCAGGTCCTCGTCGACCTCGACATCGAGATCGAGCGCCTTGGCCGCTGCCGCGGCGGTGTCGTGGGCGCGTTGCAGCGGCGACGCCACGACTGCGTCGATGCCGCCCTTGTCGCCGAGATACCGGGCCGCCGCGCGTGCCTGCTGGACCCCCAGGTCGGTCAGTGCAGGATTTCCCCGACCCGAATACCGGCGCTGGACCGACAACTCCGTCTGCCCGTGCCGCAGGAGCAGCAGCCGGGTCGGCGCTCCCCGGGCTCCGGTCCAACCGGCAGGGTTGGTCACTACTTCCGTTGTCGCAGAGTTCTCCTGCGAGACAACCGGATCCGGTGGGTCGGCGACCTCACCCGCCGCGACGTCCATGGCCTTGTTGGCCAGACCGTCGGCGTGGCTGTTCTTGTCCCGCGGAATCCATGTGTAGCTGATCCGGTCGAAGGTGTTCGCGATGTCGCGAGCCTGCTGGTGCAGCGGCGCGAGGTCGGGGTGCTTGACGCGCCAACGCCCCGCCATCTGCTCGACCACGAGCTTGGAATCCATGTACACGTCGGCTTCGGTGGCGCCGACCTCCGAAGCGGCCTGCAGCCCGGCAATCAGCCCGCGGTATTCCGCGACGTTGTTGGTGGCCCGCCCGATCGCCGAGCTCGTCTCGGCCAGTATCGAACGGTGATCCGCCGACCACACGACCGCGCCGAAGCCCGCCGGGCCCGGGTTACCGCGCGACCCCCCATCCGCCTCGACGATCACCTTCACGCCGAGAGTCCTTGGACGCGCAACAGGATCGCGGAGCACTCGGGACACCGCACGACGTCGTCGTCGGCCGCGGCCGCGATCCGGGCCAGCTCCCCCTTGTCGATCTCGAGCCGGCAGGCACCGCAGCGCCTACCTTCCAGCGCTCCCGCGCCGACACCCGTACGGGCACGCTGCCGCTCGTAGAGAGACAACAGCGCCTCGTCGATACCTGCGACGAGCTCCTCGCGGCGCGTCGATGTCTGCCGGCGCAGGGACGACAACTCCGCACGGGCGTCATCGGCGGCCCGCTGCGCGTCGGCCAGCGCCGTCTCCTTCTCCTCGATGGCAGCCAGCGCCCGGTCCTGGTCGGCGGCGAGCTCCTCGCGCCGCTCCATCACCTCCAGCAGGGAATCCTCGAGACTCGACTGACGTCGCTGCAGCGTGTCGAGTTCGTGTTGCAGATCGGTGAGCGCCTTGGCATCCACGGTCCCGCCCTGCAGCAGAGCCCGGTCACGGTCCTCGCGCTGACGCACGCCGTCGATCTCGGACTCGAACTTGGCCACTTGGGCGTCGATGTCGGCCAGGGCGAGCTGCAGCGCGGCCAGCCGGTCGTTGGCCTCGCGGTGCGCGGCCTGGGCCGCCTCGAGCGACCCCTGCTCGGGGAGGTTCTTCGTCCGGTGCTCGATCCGGCCGATCTCGGCGTCGCACTTCGCGAGCTCGGCCAGCGAATGTTGCTGCCACACGTCAGCTTTCATGTGTTGCTTCCTCGACATTCCAGGGGTCGGTACGCAGATCGGAGACCACGACGGGCAGCGACGCGCCGAAATGCTCGCCCAGCAGCTCGGCGGCTTGGGCGCACCAGGGGAACTCACTGGCCCAGTGGGCCACATCGACGAGCGCGACATCGGACACCCGGCGGTGCTCGTCGGCCGGGTGGTGGCGCAGGTCGGCGGTGACGAACGCCTGGACGCCGGCGCCGGCCACCTCGGCGAGCAGCGAGTCACCCGCGCCGCCGCAGACCGCGACCCGCGACACCGCCAGGGCAGGGTCGCCACCGGCGCGCACCCCCCACGACGTGGGCGGCAGCGCCGAGCGGACTCGGGATACGAACGCGGACAACGGCTCTGAGTTCGGCAGGACGCCGACGCGCCCGAGTCCGACACCACCCGGCGGTGCCTGCAGGGCGATGACGTCGTAGGCGGGCTCCTCGTAGGGATGCGCGGCGCGCAACGCGGCGTACACGGGTGCGCGCCGGGATACCGGAGCCACCATCTCGACGCGGTCCTCGGCGACGTGTTCCACGGTGCCCACGGTGCCGATCGCCGGGTATGCCCCGTCGTGCGGCAGGAACTGTCCGGTGCCGGGCACGCTCCAACTGCACTGCGAGTAGTCCCCGATGTGTCCGGCGCCCGCGGCGAACATCGCCGACCGCACGGCGTCGGTGTTCACCCGCGGCACGAACACCACCCACTTGTCCAGGGCCGGCCCGGAGGGCACCGGCGAGAGGACGCCGGTCACGTCGAGCCCCAGCGCCTCGGCGAGCGCGTCCGACACGCCGGGCGAGGCACTGTCGGCGTTGGTGTGTGCGGTGAACAGGGCCCGGCCGCCGCGGATCAGCGAATGGACCAGCGCACCCTTGGCCGTGTCGGCGGCCACCGAGTCGACGCCACGGAGCAGTAGCGGATGGTGCGCCAGCAACAGTCCCCGCTGGGGCACCTGCGCGACGACTCCGGGAGTGGCGTCCACGGCGACGGTGACCGATTCGACCGGCTCCGACGGGTCCCCGCACACGAGCCCGACGGAATCCCAACTCTGCGCCAGCGACGGCGGATACGCCTCGTCGAGCACGTCGATGACGTCGACGAGCCGGACCGTCATCGCCTCACCCCGTCCGGGTCGTTCACCTGCCGTGCCACAGCACGACACTAGTGCGCGAACGCCGGTTTCCGGCCGGAGGTCCGGATCGGGGACAATGGTGGCGTGACCGACATGCTGGACAGCACCCGCGACATCGTTCCCGTCAGCCGCGGTGATCTGCTGATCTTCGACCTCGACGGCACCCTCACCGATTCGGCCGAGGGCATCGTCGCCAGCTTCCGGCACGCGTTGCACACCGTCGGCGCCGCCGTCCCGGACGGCGACCTGGTCAGCCGCATCGTCGGCCCGCCCATGCACATGACCCTGACGCAGCTGGGTCTCGGCGCGAGCGCCGACGCGGCCATCGCCGCCTACCGGGCCGACTACACCAGTCGCGGCTGGTCGATGAACAAGCCGTTCGACGGGATCCCCGGACTGCTCGGTGACCTGCGCGCCGCTGACGTGCGCCTGGCCGTCGCAACGTCGAAGGCCGAGCCGACCGCCCGCCGCATCCTGGCCCACTTCGAGCTAGACGGCTGCTTCGAGGTGATCGCGGGAGCCAGCGTGGACGGCACCCGCGCCGCCAAATCGGACGTCCTGGCGCATGCGCTGCACCAGCTCGCCCCGCTGCCGGACCGCGTGCTGATGGTCGGCGATCGCTCGCACGACGTCGAGGGTGCCGCCGCGCACGGGATCGACACGATCGTCGTCGACTGGGGTTACGGGCGCCGGGACTTCGACGGGGGTCGCGGCGGCGCCCTGACCCACGTCGCCAGCGTCGACGAGCTTCGCGAGGTGCTGGGTGTCTGAGCGTCTGCACGTCACGTTCATCTGCTCGGGCAACATCTGCCGCAGCCCGATGGCCGAGAAGATGTTCGGTCACCAGATCCGCGAGCGGGGGCTCGCCGACGTCGTGCGCGTGACCAGTGCGGGCACTGGCCATTGGCATGAGGGCGAGCCCGCCGACCGCCGCGCCGGCCACGTGCTGCGCGGGCACGGCTATCCGACCGCGCACCGCGCGACGCAGATCGACGACAACCACCTGGCCGCTGATCTCATCGTCGCGCTGGGCCGCAACCACCTGCGCATGCTGGAGCAGATGGGCGTGCCCGCCGCGCGCCTGCGCATGCTCCGGTCGTTCGACCCGCGGTCGGGCGCCCACGCCCTCGACGTCGAGGACCCCTACTACGGAACCCAGGACGACTTCGAGGACACCTACGCGGTGATCGACGCGGCGCTGCCGGGTCTGCACGACTGGGTGGACGAGCAACTGGCCGCCCGGGAACAGGCCAGCTGACGATGCGCCGGCTCGGGTTCCTGCTGCGGCCGCAGTGGCTGGCGCTGTTCGTGGTGGCCGCGGCGTTCGCCTACCTGTGCTTCACCGTGCTGGCCCCGTGGCAACTGGGCAAGAACACCAGGACCTCGCGCGAGAACGCGCAGATCTCCCGCTCCCTGGACGCCGAGCCCGTGCAGTTGACCAAGGTGCTGCCGCATCAGGACTCGGCTGCACCGACCGAACAGTGGCAGCGGGTGACCGCGACGGGGCGGTACCTGCCGGACCGCCAGGTGCTGGCGCGGCTGCGGGTCGTCGACGGTGATCCCGCCTTCGAGGTGCTGGTTCCGTTCGCCGTCGACGGCGGACCCACCGTGCTCGTCGACCGCGGTTACGTGCGACCGGTGCAGGCGTCGAAGGTCCCGCCCATCGATCCGGCGCCGGCGGGCACCGTGACGATCACGGCGCGGCTGCGCGATCCCGAGCCGGTCGCCGAGGGCAAGGAGCCGTTCCGCGCCGAGGGCGCCCAGCAGGTGTACTCGATCAACCCCGGCCAGATCTCGGCGCTGACGGGGGTACCGCTCGCGGGGTCCTATCTGCAGCTGGTGGACGGTCAGCCGGGAGGGCTGGGCACCATCCCGCTTCCCCACCTCGATGCCGGCCCGTTCCTGTCGTACGGCATCCAGTGGATCGCGTTCGGCATCCTGGCGCCGATCGGCGTCGGCTACTTCGTCTACTCCGAGATCCGCGTGCGGCGTCGCGAGAAGGCGGCCGCCGACGCATCGGCCGCCCGGACGTCCCCCGGTGAGCCCGTCGTGCCCCTCACCGCCGAGGAGAAGCTGGCCGACCGGTACGGCAGGCGGCGCTGACGGCCACGGCGGCGGCGGCCACCTGAACCGCCCGCGACAGCCGCACGGCACGCGCGAGGTCGCCGACCGCGGGTGTCCGCCCGTCGCCGAGCGTCGGCCGGATCTCCAGCTCGTGCGCATACTGCGTGGGCCCACCCAGACGCACGCCCAGAGCGCCGGCGAACGTCGCCTCCGCGACGCCGGCATTGGGGCTCGGATGCTTGCGGGCGTCGCGCCGCCACGCCCGTGCGGCCGCGCCGGGTGACCCGCCGACCGCCGGTGCGCACACGAGCGTCAGCAGCCCCGTCAGCCGTGCCGCGGGCAGATTGACCACGTCGTCGAATCGCGCTGCCGCCCAGCCGAACCGCAGGTAGCGGGGCGAGCGGTTGCCGATCATCGCGTCCAGCGTGTTCGCTGCCCGGTACACCAGTACCGCGGGTACGCCGCCGAGGGCGGCCCACACCAGCGGGCCGACGTGGGCGTCGGAGGTGTTCTCGGCGATCGACTCCAGCGCCGCCCGCGTCAGGCCCGCCTCGTCGAGCACCGACGGATCGCGCCCGCACAGCGAGGGCAGCAGGCGACGAGCGCCCTCGACATCGCCGGCCTCCAGGAGGCCCACCATCTGCCCGCCGGTGCGGCACAGCGACGTGCCGCCGAGGGCGACGAACGTCGCCGTGGCCACGCAGGCCGCCTCGGCCAGCGGTCCGCGCCGCCGGCCCGCCCACTCGGCAACCGCACCCAGGAGGGCGACCGAGGACAGCAGCGCCGCGGTGTGGCGCACACCGGCAGTGCGGTCGTCACGGTACAGGCGATGCTCCAAAGCCGCTGCACCGCTACCGAACAGCGCCACCGGATGACCCCGTCGAGGGTCGCCGAACACGGCGTCGGCCAGCACGCCCGCGGCGATTCCCGCGGCGCGACCTGCTGCAGCGAACACCCCGGCAGCCTCTCACAGGCCGATTTGCCCAACGGGTGCGCCCACGGGTGTCAGACTGTGCCGATGGCGGATTCGATCTTGACCGCAGCAACCATCATCACCATGGACGACGCGGTACCCCGCGCGCAGGCAGTGGCCGTGTCCGGCGACACGATCGTCGCGGTCGGCAGCGTCGAGCACTGCCGCGCTAAGCTGCCGGGCGCCGAGCTCGTCGACACCGGCGTGCCCGTGTTGGCGCCGGGATTCGTTGAGCCGCACGGGCATCCGCTGATCAGCGGGGTCGCGACCCAGGCACCGGCCCGCTCCGTGGCGCCGTGGGACGCGCCCAGCTGGGCGGAGGTGCAGAAGATCTTCGCCGACGCGCTGGCGACCTCCTCGCCGGACACCCCGCTGTGGTTCGCCGGCTACGACGCGCTGCTGCACGGCCACCCCGCGCCCGCCGCGCACGAGCTGGACCAGATCTTCGGCGACCGCATCACCGTGATCACCGACAACTCCGGGCACGGCGTGTACTTCAACTCGGCGCTGATCAGGAAGTACGGCTGGGACGTCGACCCGCCCGCCGACCCGGTCGCCGCCCATTACGGGCGCAACGCCGACGGATCACTCAACGGGCAGGGATTCGAACTGCCCGTGGTCACGGCGGTCACGGGCCCGCTGATGGCACAGATGGGTGATCCGCTGCTGTCGGCGGCCAATTACTTCGCGCTGATGTCCCGGGGCGGCTACACCTCGACTTCGGACATGACCTACGACCCGAAGTTCGCCGCCGGCTACGAAGCGCTGGCCGCGGCGCCGTCATGCCCGCTGCGGGTCAGCATGTGGGAGATGTCGATCACCGAAACCTACACAGAGCCAACAAGTTTTACCGCTGGCGAGTCCTGGCTGAGCAAGGCAGGCGTCAAGCTGTGGACGGACGGTTCACCCTGGGTCGGCAACATCGCGATCTCGTTTCCCTACCTCGACACCGAGGCCACCCGCACGGCGGGCATCGATCCCGCCACCGCCGGCGGCGCCAGGTCGATGAACTACAGCCGCGAGCAACTCGACGCGATCCTCGACCGCGCCGCACCGGCGGGCTGGCAGATGGCCTTCCACGCCAACGGCGATCTGGCGCTCGACCTGGCGCTCGACGCCTACGAGGACGCGCTGACCCGCCACGGCCTGCTCGGAACCGACCACCGCTGGCGGCTCGAACACTGCGGCGCGGGCACGCGCGAGCACTTCGACCGAGCGGCACGCCTCGGAGTGCACGTCTCACTGGCCCCGTTCCAGTACTACTACTGGGGCGAACTGCTGGACGGGCAGATGTTCGCTCCCGAGCACGGGGCGCGGTGGGCGGCCTTCAACGACGCCGTCGCCTCCGGCGCCTGCGTGTCGTTGCACAACGACGGTTCGGTATCGCCGCCGACGCCGGTGGTCAACATCGCCACCGCCGCGACCCGTCGCACCCGCAAGGGCGGCGTGCACCGGGCGGACCAGGCGATCTCGCTGGATCAGGCGTGGCGGGCGCAGACCATCGACGCGGCGCGCACGCTGCGGCGGGACCACCTCGTCGGATCCATCGCCGTGGGCAAGCTCGCCGATTTCGTGGAACTGTCCGCCGACCCGTGGACGGTGGACCCGGCCACGCTCGTCGACACCGTGCGCGTCACCGGGACGTGGCTGGGTGGCCGGCGCATCGACCTCGACGAGTTCGTCGGCGCGATCGGCGGCACCGACAATGCCGAGCATGCGCACCTGGCCGAGCGCAAAGCCAAGGGCTGTTGCTGAACGAGTGGTCTACGGCGTCCAGATCACCCTGGGCTTCGAGCTACGTGCGGGGTAGTTCCCGATCATCTCGATTCTTGATGTGCAGGTCATGGGCAGTCCATCCATCTGTACGAGCAGCTTCTGCACCTGTTCTCGATTCGCCCTGCGACACGACCACCGCGGCTCCGCCGTCGACACGACAACGATGCCGGCTTACCACCTAGGCCCAGATGTCGCTGATTGCAGGAGCATTGGCGGCCAGCCCTGTCAGCGGCAGGCCGTACATCTGTTCTACGGTCGACAAAACGTTGTAATGGCTGACGGGCTCGTTGTAGCTGCCTGGCTTGACGTGGGCACCGTAGATGATCGTTGCGATCTGGTTGTTCGCACTACTGTCGTCCTCATCGAAGGTAACGATGAGCAAGCTGTTGTTGGCGGCCGCCCAATTCGCGTAGCGCGACATGTTCGACGCCAGCCACGCGTCGCCTTGCGCGATGGACCCGTCGTGCATGTCGTTGTCCAGATTCGGGACAACGAACGACACGGTTGGCAGCGTGGCGTAATCGGACCGCGCATTGAAAGCGCTGAACGGCAACGAGTTTGCGGCAGGCACATTTCGAAAGTTCGCCCATGGGACATGCTTGCGGGCATATTTTCCAGCGCCGCAGACAAGTGAGCCGATCGCGGGCAGGTCTTCGGAGAACCCCCCGAACGAATATCCCGCCTCGAGCAATGCCGAGCCGAGATTGGGGGCGGTCCCCTCGTCGAGCGGACACGCGTCCGAGGACACGCCAAACGTGCTTCCGGCAAACAACGCGAGATAGTTCGGCTCACTAGGGTGGGCGACGGCATATGCCTGGGTCATCAGGGCGCCATTTTTGGCCAGCGAATTAATGAACGGAGCTGCGTTGTTGCCCACCACAGCCCCGCTGGGTTTGTTCTCCTCGACGACGATCACTATGTGCGACGCCGTCGGGATGGCGGCGGCGGTGGCGGCGGGTGCGTACACCGCGAGCACGACCACCGTCGCGAGAATTCCGGCAAGAACCTTCATGCCAGGAGTTTAAGCGTGTGATCGTGTTGGCCGACCAGCCGCTGTCCCGCATCCGAACCCCTGACCTTCTTGATGCGAACGAGACGACTTGGGGCGTTTGGTGCCGCTGTAATCGTTGGCTACGCCGCAAATCAGCAGTCACAGCGTTGGCAATGCTTGCTGCTGTGTGAAGCTGCCTTCAAACATCGAGTGCCAGCGATGTCGATATGCGCCGGTGATGGCGGGATCGTCACGGTGAGTGGCTCTATCGCGTGCATGTCCCCCAACGCTGACCCTGTCGGGTGCTTTGACGAGTGGCCCAATGCCCTTCGGCGCGGGGTATATCTTCCCTACCCTGCGTCTGTCTCGCCGGCGTTGAATCGTCACAGTCCGGGATCGTCCGATCCGACAGCGACTTGGGAAGTCATCATGCCAGAAGGCAGCGTCGCTCGCGTCACCGAGATCAGCGCCAGGTCCGACACCAGTTTCGAAGATGCCGTGAAGACTGGCCTTGCCCGAGCCGAGGAGACGCTGCGTGGCGTCAAGTCGGCATGGATCAAGGAACAGTCGGTGGATGTGGATCAGGGCGGGATTGTTGCCTACCGGGTGAACATGCTGGTCACATTCGTACTCGAGTAACCGGGAAATACCGCGACGCTGGTGAAAAGCGGGGTGACGTCCGGCCGGGGATGTCATGGACACCCGCTCACGACCTGCGCCGGCCCGCCGGGGGAACAGGTTTGTCGTTGTGCATGCAAGCGATGGCTGCGGCCAGCGTCGGCGCGATCGAGCACACCTCGATCACGGCGCCCGTCTCCTTGGGCGCCACTGTGTCGGTGACGATGACGCGCCCTAAATCGAGTTCGCGCAAGCGGCTAACGGCGGCGTGGACGAACAACCCGTGCGTGGCGGCAACGACAATGTCGGGCGCAGCGCCCCGCGTGCGCAGTAGCTGCGCCGCAGCCTCGATGGTCGCGCCCGTGGTGATCATGTCGTCGATGATGACGACCGGTCGGCCGCACACGTCGCCAGCGATGTCCAATGCGCTGACCGCCGAGCCGTTTTCGCGTTGCTTGCGCACGATTGCTACCGGGTCATGCAGGATGCCCGCGTACCGTTCAGCGATTTTGACCGCACCAAGATCGGGGGCGACGACGACTGAGTTTTCCGGCAGTTCGGCGGCGAGCTCACCAGCGAGTGTGGGGACGGCGGTGACGATCTCGACCGGGATGCGGCACTGTGCTTCCAGGGCGGCGGTATGCGGATCGACGATGACGAGCCGGTCGGCTCCAGCGCCGGCGATCGCGTCGGCGATC is a window of Mycolicibacterium chubuense NBB4 DNA encoding:
- a CDS encoding cobalamin biosynthesis protein — encoded protein: MFAAAGRAAGIAAGVLADAVFGDPRRGHPVALFGSGAAALEHRLYRDDRTAGVRHTAALLSSVALLGAVAEWAGRRRGPLAEAACVATATFVALGGTSLCRTGGQMVGLLEAGDVEGARRLLPSLCGRDPSVLDEAGLTRAALESIAENTSDAHVGPLVWAALGGVPAVLVYRAANTLDAMIGNRSPRYLRFGWAAARFDDVVNLPAARLTGLLTLVCAPAVGGSPGAAARAWRRDARKHPSPNAGVAEATFAGALGVRLGGPTQYAHELEIRPTLGDGRTPAVGDLARAVRLSRAVQVAAAAVAVSAACRTGRPASPRR
- a CDS encoding HAD hydrolase-like protein — protein: MLDSTRDIVPVSRGDLLIFDLDGTLTDSAEGIVASFRHALHTVGAAVPDGDLVSRIVGPPMHMTLTQLGLGASADAAIAAYRADYTSRGWSMNKPFDGIPGLLGDLRAADVRLAVATSKAEPTARRILAHFELDGCFEVIAGASVDGTRAAKSDVLAHALHQLAPLPDRVLMVGDRSHDVEGAAAHGIDTIVVDWGYGRRDFDGGRGGALTHVASVDELREVLGV
- a CDS encoding low molecular weight protein-tyrosine-phosphatase → MSERLHVTFICSGNICRSPMAEKMFGHQIRERGLADVVRVTSAGTGHWHEGEPADRRAGHVLRGHGYPTAHRATQIDDNHLAADLIVALGRNHLRMLEQMGVPAARLRMLRSFDPRSGAHALDVEDPYYGTQDDFEDTYAVIDAALPGLHDWVDEQLAAREQAS
- a CDS encoding Nif3-like dinuclear metal center hexameric protein, translating into MTVRLVDVIDVLDEAYPPSLAQSWDSVGLVCGDPSEPVESVTVAVDATPGVVAQVPQRGLLLAHHPLLLRGVDSVAADTAKGALVHSLIRGGRALFTAHTNADSASPGVSDALAEALGLDVTGVLSPVPSGPALDKWVVFVPRVNTDAVRSAMFAAGAGHIGDYSQCSWSVPGTGQFLPHDGAYPAIGTVGTVEHVAEDRVEMVAPVSRRAPVYAALRAAHPYEEPAYDVIALQAPPGGVGLGRVGVLPNSEPLSAFVSRVRSALPPTSWGVRAGGDPALAVSRVAVCGGAGDSLLAEVAGAGVQAFVTADLRHHPADEHRRVSDVALVDVAHWASEFPWCAQAAELLGEHFGASLPVVVSDLRTDPWNVEEATHES
- a CDS encoding SURF1 family cytochrome oxidase biogenesis protein, which translates into the protein MRRLGFLLRPQWLALFVVAAAFAYLCFTVLAPWQLGKNTRTSRENAQISRSLDAEPVQLTKVLPHQDSAAPTEQWQRVTATGRYLPDRQVLARLRVVDGDPAFEVLVPFAVDGGPTVLVDRGYVRPVQASKVPPIDPAPAGTVTITARLRDPEPVAEGKEPFRAEGAQQVYSINPGQISALTGVPLAGSYLQLVDGQPGGLGTIPLPHLDAGPFLSYGIQWIAFGILAPIGVGYFVYSEIRVRRREKAAADASAARTSPGEPVVPLTAEEKLADRYGRRR
- a CDS encoding amidohydrolase; its protein translation is MADSILTAATIITMDDAVPRAQAVAVSGDTIVAVGSVEHCRAKLPGAELVDTGVPVLAPGFVEPHGHPLISGVATQAPARSVAPWDAPSWAEVQKIFADALATSSPDTPLWFAGYDALLHGHPAPAAHELDQIFGDRITVITDNSGHGVYFNSALIRKYGWDVDPPADPVAAHYGRNADGSLNGQGFELPVVTAVTGPLMAQMGDPLLSAANYFALMSRGGYTSTSDMTYDPKFAAGYEALAAAPSCPLRVSMWEMSITETYTEPTSFTAGESWLSKAGVKLWTDGSPWVGNIAISFPYLDTEATRTAGIDPATAGGARSMNYSREQLDAILDRAAPAGWQMAFHANGDLALDLALDAYEDALTRHGLLGTDHRWRLEHCGAGTREHFDRAARLGVHVSLAPFQYYYWGELLDGQMFAPEHGARWAAFNDAVASGACVSLHNDGSVSPPTPVVNIATAATRRTRKGGVHRADQAISLDQAWRAQTIDAARTLRRDHLVGSIAVGKLADFVELSADPWTVDPATLVDTVRVTGTWLGGRRIDLDEFVGAIGGTDNAEHAHLAERKAKGCC